In one window of Pieris brassicae chromosome 10, ilPieBrab1.1, whole genome shotgun sequence DNA:
- the LOC123715339 gene encoding uncharacterized protein LOC123715339 — MDRDRIEPINEREMEVLSEALPEDLFVKVCGILNIHAPKSGTDTNIETKENQRRITKHPLLSKRKTFTVNRELDSDTDVEIHSVVEDDGPNIHQEFLRKPIREQITWATRYLQPEQEHEKTLVKKADDLTNRIANQFCDYMKELGGDQQSQLFTPKTIKELFQIEFDTHAARSLKVVPKELPSINERIANVTGNKEKSRYAALDREISKDIKAESRANYVKCFERSLPRRDQWRTPVNDTKNQWKSARHVPKDLVTLKTVWEGITNLRSVKEYCRWMIEHPEHRRAPYLSSLGMFDRAVLDARLTVELNEPNIDAPAPIEHIRQRLSDLMEPN, encoded by the exons ATGGATAGAGATCGAATAGAACCT ATAAACGAACGAGAAATGGAAGTTTTATCGGAAGCTTTGCCTGAAGACTTATTTGTCAAAGTATGCGGTATTCTTAATATTCACGCGCCTAAAAGCGGTACGGATACAAATATTGAAACTAAAG AAAATCAGCGGAGGATCACGAAACATCCACTTCTATCGAAGCGAAAAACATTCACCGTTAATAGAGAATTAGACTCCGATACTGACGTAGAAATACACAG TGTGGTAGAAGATGATGGTCCAAACATCCACCAAGAGTTTCTACGCAAACCCATTCGTGAGCAGATAACGTGGGCAACACGCTACCTGCAACCTGAGCAAGAACACGAGAAGACTCTGGTCAAAAAGGCTGATGATCTTACAAATaga attgcaAATCAATTCTGTGATTACATGAAAGAGCTCGGAGGTGACCAGCAGTCGCAATTATTTACTCCGAAAACAATCAAAGAACTTTTTCAG attGAATTCGATACACACGCAGCCAGAAGTCTCAAAGTTGTACCAAAGGAACTACCTTCAATAAATGAGAGAATCGCCAACGTCACTGGTAATAAAGAG AAATCCCGCTATGCAGCCCTCGACCGAGAGATATCGAAGGATATAAAAGCAGAGAGCCGTGCCAATTATGTCAAATGCTTCGAACGTTCACTACCACGACGTGACCAATGGCGTACACCAGTGAACGACACGAAAAACCAGTGGAAGTCGGCACGCCACGTGCCTAAGGACCTCGTCACATTGAAGACTGTCTGGGAAGGGATCACAAACTTAAG AAGCGTAAAGGAATACTGCCGTTGGATGATTGAGCACCCTGAGCATCGTCGAGCGCCGTATTTGAGCAGTCTTGGAATGTTCGACCGAGCAGTACTTGATGCAAGGCTCACAGTTGAATTGAATGAACCAAATATAGATGCACCAGCTCCTATTGAGCATATACGTCAACGACTTTCAGATTTAATGGAGccaaattga
- the LOC123715780 gene encoding uncharacterized protein LOC123715780 — MEYNIVNTRLHENRVSSTYAEIYLDDEYCENKFIGIKAEDKANLKRRKSIKQDDISDWISPSDLLIGIIELKPPFTSKINRGRTHEGILEIANSVLERERARFLKSLSKLVQENDSSWQHILKHERETVVKKVKQIYDNIYKQKSKIMVEEISNFYELTLQDLEAHLRTEIQAVLSSTHASIISRLNNDIKQKLKIEKKKLEDVLRKRLLSEVKKINTYYNYLFRNEVFRNETIICQALHERNNAIQAFLRQAEAEKFTSSMYVMSLERKKCLIKNLLLKNHHDAEIMQKISKLKENQEIIDSFKEKEIPFFNINQEWEEKITKVLQLFLKFIGFSLKLLPEQSTFLLDLEKMVVLQLNEIQKSPEYAPSLLVDENELINLFKFQECDNEPTVCDKEPFILIGDLSDPIPPCYGSRETLNSDVELPFIRLQRQYMYARCHGYENIKQYLKSQICRCDKYPTPSPSLAEAMSIDAVPVEANIPMKTESSEELLLCEHYRQLPDCPARKCNELIRQDSFPFLPLYLDFTEENYNRVTAILGEHPARVASPDMIQPKEVVYRELPFSATKEPYHTVETQYSSQETISDKIPYPCTCAVSGNGSTYEIHSTVKESSSDINMALNKRKISLQQLMRERPNLLQLFTDESYDIQV, encoded by the coding sequence atggaatataatatagtaaatactaGGCTTCACGAAAATAGAGTGAGTAGCACGTATGCTGAAATCTATTTAGACGATGAATATTgtgaaaataagtttattgGTATCAAAGCAGAGGATAAAGCAAATCTGAAAAGAAGGAAATCCATCAAGCAAGATGATATCAGTGATTGGATTTCACCTAGTGATTTACTTATCGGAATAATAGAGTTGAAGCCTCCTTTTACATCAaaaatcaaccgtggtagaaCTCATGAGGGAATATTGGAAATAGCTAACTCGGTACTAGAACGTGAGCGTGCAAGATTCCTGAAATCTCTCTCTAAGTTGGTACAAGAAAACGATTCATCATGGCAACATATACTTAAACATGAAAGAGAAACGGTTGTCAAAAAGGTAAAGCAAATTTAtgacaatatttacaaacaaaaaagtaaGATAATGGTAGAAGAAATCTCCAATTTCTATGAACTGACTTTACAAGATTTAGAAGCTCATTTAAGGACTGAGATACAAGCTGTTTTAAGCAGTACTCACGCTTCTATTATATCAAGATtgaataatgatattaaacaaaaattaaaaattgaaaagaaGAAACTTGAAGATGTCTTAAGAAAAAGGCTTTTATCGGaagttaagaaaataaatacatattataattatctttttcGCAATGAAGTTTTTCGAAATGAAACTATTATTTGTCAAGCTCTTCATGAAAGAAACAATGCTATACAAGCTTTTTTAAGGCAGGCAGAGGCTGAAAAATTTACAAGTTCTATGTACGTAATGAGTTTAGAGCGTAAaaagtgtttaataaaaaatttgcttttaaaaaatcaccATGATGCCGAGATTATGCAAAAAATTTCTAAACTTAAGGAGAATCAGGAAATAATTGATTCTTTTAAGGAAAAAGAAAttccattttttaatatcaatcaAGAGTGGGAAGAAAAGATAACTAAAGTACTACAACTTTTCCTCAAATTTATCGGTTTTTCACTTAAACTATTACCTGAACAATCTACTTTCTTGCTTGATTTAGAGAAAATGGTGGTTTTACAATTGAAtgaaatacagaaatctccTGAATATGCACCTTCTCTACTTGTAGatgaaaatgaattaataaatttatttaaatttcaagaATGCGACAATGAACCAACAGTGTGCGATAAAGAgccatttatattaataggaGACTTATCAGATCCCATTCCACCATGTTATGGAAGTAGAGAAACGTTAAACTCTGATGTAGAATTACCATTTATTAGACTACAGAGGCAGTATATGTACGCCAGATGTCACGGGTATGAGAACATAAAACAGTACTTAAAGTCCCAAATATGCAGATGTGATAAGTATCCAACTCCATCGCCTTCCCTTGCCGAAGCTATGAGCATAGATGCTGTTCCTGTAGAAGCTAATATTCCAATGAAAACTGAATCTTCGGAAGAACTTTTACTTTGTGAACATTATAGACAACTTCCAGATTGCCCAGCTCGAAAATGTAATGAATTGATTAGACAAGACTCTTTTCCCTTTTTGCCTTtgtatttagattttacaGAGGAGAATTATAATCGGGTGACGGCAATATTGGGCGAACACCCTGCGAGGGTTGCATCGCCTGATATGATTCAACCAAAAGAAGTAGTTTACAGAGAATTACCGTTTTCTGCGACTAAAGAACCGTATCATACTGTTGAAACACAATACTCTAGTCAAGAAACCATAAGTGATAAAATCCCATATCCTTGCACATGTGCTGTAAGTGGTAACGGAAGCACGTACGAAATTCATTCGACAGTCAAAGAGTCTTCAAGTGATATAAATATGGCGTTgaacaaaagaaaaatctcTTTACAACAATTAATGAGAGAACGACCTAATTTGTTGCAATTATTTACGGATGAATCTTATGACATCCAAGTGTAA